One part of the Quercus lobata isolate SW786 chromosome 7, ValleyOak3.0 Primary Assembly, whole genome shotgun sequence genome encodes these proteins:
- the LOC115952483 gene encoding probable serine/threonine-protein kinase PBL8, whose amino-acid sequence MENHDTGSLTWLQRIKVALGFARVVEFLHDPKKPYLVRNINTAHIILNQDCNPKIFDFSTMSGGILGKLTHLKTAC is encoded by the exons GTAGTCTTACTTGGCTCCAAAGGATTAAAGTAGCTCTTGGATTTGCTCGTGTGGTTGAATTTCTTCATGATCCAAAAAAACCTTATTTAGTGCGCAACATTAACACAGCTCATATAATTCTCAATCAA GATTGCAACCCAAAgatatttgacttttcaaccATGAGTGGAGGGATTCTTGGCAAGCTGACTCACCTCAAAACCGCTTGTTGA